A genomic region of Haliaeetus albicilla chromosome 8, bHalAlb1.1, whole genome shotgun sequence contains the following coding sequences:
- the LOC138686446 gene encoding sterile alpha motif domain-containing protein 1-like encodes MMHSCGDAAQPDRPTDPPTPPGHVNRSQPSGTPTPSATGTNGAPGECGGGGSLCPVPPAPGADRNPAPGGGRGEASGGEAQAATRRRYRPDPERRAGYHRGALTFAGSPASSAGVPPLIPAAAQVPSQAPLAAAAAVPQRSMAPPLFPSRRRQWQRGVSGERRLKAAELSGPPPARAAPGSVPLPLTELPGGSGAFPPAVGAGRTRLSVPLPARAA; translated from the exons ATGATGCATAGCT GCGGCGATGCCGCGCAGCCCGACCGACCGACGGACCCACCGACCCCCCCGGGGCACGTTAACAGGTCCCAGCCCTCCGGGACCCCGACGCCCTCCGCCACCGGCACTAACGGAGCCCCGGGGGagtgcggcggcggcggcagcctGTGCCCCGTCCCTCCTGCGCCGGGGGCTGACAGAAACCCGGCCccgggcggcggccggggggaGGCGAGCGGCGGTGAGGCGCAGGCGGCAACCCGGCGCCGCTACCGACCCGACCCGGAGCGGCGGGCAGGGTATCACCGGGGAGCGCTTACCTTCGCCGGCAGCCCGGCTTCGTCTGCGGGGGTTCCGCCGCTTATCCCCGCGGCGGCGCAGGTTCCCAGTCAAGCcccgctcgccgccgccgccgccgttcCTCAGCGCTCCATGGCTCCGCCGCTCTTCCCCAGCCGGCGCCGGCAATGGCAGCGGGGCGTGAGCGGGGAGCGGCGGCTTAAGGCGGCGGAGCTCTCGGGGCCACCACCTGCCAGGGCTGCGCCGGGCTCCGTTCCGCTCCCCCTCACCGAGCTGCCGGGAGGGAGCGGCGCCTTCCCCCCCGCCGTGGGCGCGGGGCGGACTCGCCTCAGCGTCCCGCTTCCCGCCCGGGCGGCGTGA